One region of Merismopedia glauca CCAP 1448/3 genomic DNA includes:
- the nth gene encoding endonuclease III gives MSITRKWSNKQLRAIEILIRLKRLYPDAKCSLTYETPVQLLVATILSAQCTDERVNQVTPELFRRFPDALSLAKADLSEIETLVRSTGFYRNKAKNIQAACQMMVEKFDRQPPKRMELLLELPGVARKTANVVLAHAYGINQGVTVDTHVKRLSYRLGLTEHTDPTKIEKDLMRLLPQEDWENWSIRLIYHGRAVCKARKPDCAACQLSELCPSAIVVSSASG, from the coding sequence ATGAGTATCACTCGAAAGTGGTCAAACAAACAGCTACGGGCGATCGAAATCTTAATCCGACTGAAGCGATTGTATCCAGATGCTAAATGTAGTTTGACTTATGAAACTCCCGTTCAATTATTAGTCGCCACTATCTTATCTGCCCAATGTACCGATGAACGAGTCAATCAGGTGACACCGGAATTATTTCGACGTTTTCCAGATGCCTTGAGTCTTGCTAAGGCAGATTTATCGGAAATTGAAACTTTAGTTCGTTCTACTGGCTTTTACCGCAACAAAGCGAAGAATATCCAAGCGGCTTGTCAGATGATGGTTGAGAAATTTGATCGCCAACCACCAAAGCGGATGGAATTGCTGTTAGAATTGCCAGGAGTCGCTCGTAAAACGGCTAACGTAGTGCTAGCTCATGCTTACGGCATTAATCAAGGAGTGACAGTCGATACCCACGTTAAGCGTTTGAGTTACCGTTTGGGGTTGACAGAACATACAGATCCGACCAAGATTGAAAAAGATTTAATGCGGCTGTTACCCCAAGAAGATTGGGAAAATTGGTCAATTAGGTTAATTTATCACGGTAGAGCGGTGTGTAAAGCCCGCAAGCCAGATTGTGCTGCTTGTCAGTTATCAGAACTATGCCCTTCAGCCATAGTAGTAAGTTCAGCAAGTGGTTAA
- a CDS encoding sigma-70 family RNA polymerase sigma factor, with translation MRVRQNIVDIFSSFLQFEADRFSTWLSDPKLRRSMEKLLVNPSEAGNSANFWAMYWYKAWKLAANLPLPKAHLIAYLQEPCYWSAYKTTHNFTSNQYSVSDCFQLGIAQTDKILKGFNPERGAVLKNYASAIFSSLIRESLRQQGIIDICSPWALLRKISQKGLTQSLMAAGLSYPTISYYLLAWNCYKSVYTPTAPNATRKLDTPSKEVWEAVASAYRSQNHTLPHPTSPNAETLEKWLLNCAKAARSYFYPTPTSINMPTPGHETGEMIDTLAVSESTSLLGELIKEEETQARQTQQHQLREILVAAIASLSPDSRQILSMYYAQGLTQQQMAETLQTKQYTVSRRLSKAKEQLLLTLAKWSQNTLHISLTSDVLKDSTALLEEWLTTYYATPQAAP, from the coding sequence ATGCGTGTGCGCCAAAATATCGTAGATATATTTTCTAGTTTTTTGCAATTTGAAGCAGATCGATTTAGCACTTGGTTAAGCGATCCTAAACTACGACGTAGTATGGAAAAACTCCTAGTTAACCCTTCTGAAGCTGGAAATTCAGCGAATTTCTGGGCTATGTATTGGTATAAAGCTTGGAAATTAGCTGCCAATCTTCCTCTACCCAAAGCTCATTTGATTGCGTATTTACAAGAACCTTGTTATTGGAGTGCTTATAAAACTACTCATAACTTCACTAGCAACCAGTATTCAGTTTCCGACTGTTTTCAGTTAGGAATAGCTCAAACCGATAAAATTCTCAAAGGTTTTAACCCCGAACGAGGAGCCGTTTTAAAAAACTATGCTAGCGCTATTTTTAGTAGTTTAATTCGGGAAAGCTTGCGTCAACAAGGGATTATTGATATTTGTAGCCCTTGGGCGCTGTTGCGGAAAATTAGCCAAAAAGGGCTAACTCAATCTTTAATGGCGGCGGGATTGTCTTACCCAACCATTTCTTATTACTTGCTGGCGTGGAATTGCTACAAAAGTGTTTATACTCCCACTGCACCCAACGCGACTCGCAAATTAGATACTCCCTCAAAAGAAGTTTGGGAAGCTGTCGCTAGTGCCTATCGCAGTCAAAATCACACTCTTCCTCACCCTACCTCTCCTAATGCCGAAACTTTAGAAAAATGGCTGCTCAATTGTGCCAAAGCTGCACGAAGTTATTTTTATCCTACTCCCACATCTATTAATATGCCGACTCCAGGGCACGAAACGGGAGAAATGATAGATACCCTAGCGGTAAGCGAATCGACATCCCTGCTAGGGGAATTAATTAAGGAAGAAGAAACTCAAGCACGCCAAACCCAGCAACACCAATTACGGGAAATACTAGTAGCGGCTATAGCCTCCCTCTCTCCAGATTCTCGGCAAATCTTGTCGATGTACTACGCTCAAGGGTTAACTCAGCAGCAAATGGCAGAAACTTTACAAACTAAGCAATATACGGTTTCTAGGCGGCTGAGCAAAGCTAAAGAACAATTATTGTTAACTTTAGCGAAATGGAGTCAAAACACCTTGCATATATCTTTAACGTCTGATGTATTAAAAGATAGCACAGCCCTCCTAGAGGAATGGTTAACCACCTACTATGCCACTCCCCAAGCAGCACCATAA
- the rseP gene encoding RIP metalloprotease RseP, whose protein sequence is MSVLAVLQAIAVLAILILVHELGHFLAARGQGIHVNRFSIGFGPILWKYKGKETEYALRALPLGGFVGFPDDDPESSYPPNDPNLLSNRPVLDRAIVISAGVIANLIFAYFLLVVQLGLIGTPDFIAKPGVLVPQVVAEVNSVANQAGIQSGDLVLAVNGQKIDGSPQGIETLREFIQTHPQQEISLTIQRGESTSETKLTPTLNAEGKGQIGVQLSPNGEVVRRKIGNIFQVFSQAAEEFQKITILTVQGFGQLISNFQETANKVSGPVAIVAIGADIAKSDVTNLFQFAILISINLAVINILPLPALDGGQLAFLLIEGLRGKPLPTKIQDGVMQTGLMLLLGLGIFLILRDTANLLGIEKFFQ, encoded by the coding sequence ATGTCAGTTTTGGCGGTTTTACAAGCGATCGCAGTTCTTGCCATCCTGATTTTGGTACATGAACTGGGTCATTTTTTGGCAGCTAGAGGTCAAGGAATTCACGTTAATCGGTTCTCCATTGGTTTTGGACCAATATTGTGGAAATATAAAGGTAAAGAGACAGAATACGCCTTGCGCGCCCTACCTTTAGGTGGATTCGTTGGCTTTCCAGATGACGATCCTGAGAGTAGCTATCCCCCCAACGATCCGAATTTATTAAGCAACCGTCCAGTTTTAGATCGAGCCATAGTTATTTCGGCTGGGGTAATTGCTAACCTGATTTTTGCTTACTTCTTGCTAGTTGTCCAATTAGGTTTAATTGGCACTCCAGATTTTATCGCTAAACCAGGCGTTTTAGTCCCTCAAGTAGTGGCTGAAGTCAATTCTGTCGCCAATCAAGCTGGAATTCAATCTGGCGACCTAGTTTTGGCAGTAAACGGTCAAAAAATAGATGGTTCGCCCCAGGGAATCGAAACCTTAAGAGAATTCATTCAAACTCATCCCCAGCAAGAAATTAGCTTAACTATCCAACGGGGTGAGTCAACTTCAGAAACCAAACTAACTCCCACACTTAATGCTGAAGGTAAAGGTCAAATCGGAGTCCAACTTTCTCCCAATGGAGAAGTAGTTCGTCGTAAAATTGGGAATATTTTCCAAGTTTTCAGTCAAGCGGCTGAGGAATTTCAGAAGATTACCATCCTGACTGTCCAAGGCTTTGGTCAACTAATTAGTAATTTCCAAGAAACTGCCAATAAAGTATCTGGACCTGTAGCTATTGTAGCGATCGGTGCGGATATTGCGAAGTCTGATGTGACTAATTTGTTCCAATTTGCCATTTTAATTAGTATTAACTTGGCAGTGATTAATATTTTGCCCCTTCCGGCTCTAGATGGCGGTCAATTGGCATTTTTGCTGATTGAAGGGTTGCGCGGTAAGCCTTTGCCTACTAAGATCCAAGATGGAGTCATGCAAACTGGCTTAATGCTATTACTCGGATTAGGTATCTTTTTGATTTTACGGGATACGGCGAACCTGTTAGGCATTGAAAAGTTTTTCCAGTAA
- a CDS encoding fatty acid desaturase, with the protein MEDAIKKSNFVLTPYMKSNDLRAIYQILNTLVPYVFLWFLAVKAASISFWLLPPIIVLMTLFSVRCFSLMHDCGHYSLFTSKKVNRLFGFILGVINAIPQYPWSRGHAYHHKTNGDWERYRGPSGLISTEQFSQLNPSRQRFYELLRHPLMIFPGGFFYLAIKPRLALIAGIYDFIGHIFTCLRKDPGIGLSGIISSHKSRNWYTTSEFWDLLFNNICVVSSWIFLGHLLGFGFFMSIYSIVITLSAAMFICVFFVQHNFDGSYAHKTEGWNYLLGAIEGSSYLELPMFLKWFSADIGYHNIHHLSERIPNYNLEACHHENIRWLSNIKTLRIGDIPSCFQFILWDSASNSLQSIKSFREAEIRKAIAKSLAQPIA; encoded by the coding sequence ATGGAAGATGCAATTAAAAAATCGAACTTTGTCTTGACTCCTTATATGAAGAGTAATGACTTAAGGGCGATTTATCAAATACTAAATACACTTGTTCCTTATGTATTTTTATGGTTTTTAGCAGTTAAAGCAGCTTCTATTTCTTTTTGGCTTCTTCCACCGATAATAGTGCTGATGACGCTCTTTTCAGTACGTTGTTTTTCTTTAATGCATGATTGCGGACACTATTCTCTTTTTACTTCCAAAAAAGTTAATCGGCTTTTCGGCTTTATTCTGGGTGTTATCAACGCTATACCTCAATATCCGTGGTCTAGAGGTCATGCGTATCACCACAAAACTAATGGTGATTGGGAGCGATATCGAGGTCCTTCTGGATTAATATCGACTGAGCAGTTTTCTCAACTCAATCCATCTAGACAAAGGTTTTATGAATTACTGAGACACCCATTGATGATCTTTCCTGGCGGATTTTTCTATCTGGCGATTAAGCCAAGACTTGCTCTGATTGCGGGAATATATGATTTTATCGGTCATATATTTACTTGCTTGCGGAAAGATCCTGGTATAGGTTTATCGGGAATCATTTCTTCTCATAAATCTAGGAATTGGTACACAACTAGCGAGTTTTGGGATTTGCTCTTCAACAATATTTGCGTAGTTAGTTCTTGGATTTTTCTGGGTCATTTGCTGGGATTTGGGTTTTTCATGAGTATTTACTCAATAGTTATAACTCTATCGGCTGCAATGTTTATCTGTGTCTTCTTTGTACAGCACAACTTTGATGGCTCTTATGCTCACAAAACAGAAGGCTGGAACTATCTTCTTGGTGCGATTGAAGGTAGTAGTTATCTAGAGTTACCAATGTTTCTGAAGTGGTTTTCCGCAGATATCGGCTACCACAACATTCATCATCTTTCTGAAAGAATTCCTAATTACAATCTAGAGGCTTGTCACCATGAAAATATTCGCTGGCTCTCTAATATAAAAACATTGCGAATCGGGGATATTCCTAGCTGTTTCCAATTTATTCTGTGGGATTCTGCCTCAAATAGCCTTCAGTCTATTAAATCATTTCGTGAAGCTGAAATTAGAAAGGCGATCGCTAAATCACTGGCTCAACCAATCGCTTAA
- the rodA gene encoding rod shape-determining protein RodA has translation MFRKPSKVSQSQAILSPWDQIDWVLLISVVGLTFFGGVAIRTTELHQGLIDWWQHWIFGGLGVGLALWLSRSRYDILLQWQWPIYALTNLSLLAVKIVGSSAKGGQRWLSIAGFQVQPSEFAKLGLIITLAAFLHYRNASNLPNFAKALGIMAIPWLLVFIQPDLGTSLVFGAITLGMLFWANASIGWLILLVSPIISAILFAICFKVFLPGWLIWVALMGVVAWFSLPWKWWTAGGAVAINLLGGEVGQLLWSKLQDYQKQRLITFIDPDADALGWGYQLIQSRTAIGAGGLLGKGLSQGTQTQLNFVPEQHTDFIFTAIGEEFGFVGSMLTILVFWLVCVRLVLIAKNAKDNFGSLMAIGVFAMIFFQVIVNIGMTINLAPVTGIPLPWLSYGRSALLTNFLAIGIVESVANYRQRRNLYLAAKVKYKRRKAA, from the coding sequence ATGTTTCGCAAACCTTCCAAAGTATCCCAATCGCAAGCAATTTTATCCCCTTGGGATCAAATAGACTGGGTTTTGTTAATTTCGGTAGTAGGATTAACCTTTTTTGGTGGAGTTGCTATTCGCACCACAGAGTTACATCAAGGATTAATTGATTGGTGGCAACATTGGATTTTTGGTGGACTAGGCGTAGGATTAGCTCTATGGCTAAGTCGTTCCAGGTACGATATCTTACTGCAATGGCAATGGCCCATCTATGCTCTGACTAACCTTTCGTTGCTAGCGGTAAAAATAGTGGGTTCTTCAGCTAAAGGAGGGCAGCGCTGGCTGAGTATAGCTGGGTTTCAGGTTCAACCTTCTGAATTCGCGAAACTAGGGCTAATTATTACCTTGGCGGCATTTCTTCATTATCGGAATGCCTCCAATTTGCCCAACTTTGCTAAAGCTCTAGGAATTATGGCTATTCCTTGGTTATTAGTTTTTATTCAGCCAGATTTGGGGACATCTCTAGTCTTTGGGGCGATTACTTTAGGAATGCTGTTTTGGGCAAATGCCAGCATTGGCTGGTTAATTCTTTTAGTTTCTCCGATAATTTCCGCGATTTTGTTTGCCATTTGCTTCAAAGTCTTCCTTCCTGGCTGGTTGATTTGGGTAGCCTTAATGGGCGTAGTCGCTTGGTTCAGCTTACCGTGGAAGTGGTGGACTGCTGGCGGTGCTGTAGCAATTAACCTGTTAGGTGGAGAAGTCGGACAGCTACTCTGGAGTAAGTTGCAAGATTACCAAAAACAACGTTTAATTACCTTTATCGATCCTGATGCTGATGCTTTGGGATGGGGTTATCAATTAATTCAATCGCGAACGGCTATAGGTGCGGGAGGATTATTGGGGAAAGGATTGAGTCAAGGGACTCAAACCCAATTGAACTTCGTACCCGAACAGCATACCGACTTTATTTTCACCGCTATTGGTGAAGAATTCGGCTTTGTCGGCTCGATGTTGACTATTTTGGTGTTTTGGCTTGTTTGCGTGCGACTAGTCTTAATTGCCAAAAATGCCAAAGATAACTTCGGTTCCTTGATGGCGATCGGTGTATTTGCGATGATTTTCTTTCAAGTAATTGTTAATATCGGGATGACGATTAATTTAGCTCCCGTAACTGGGATTCCTTTACCTTGGCTGAGTTATGGTCGTTCGGCGTTATTGACAAACTTTTTAGCCATTGGTATTGTCGAGTCAGTGGCTAACTACCGACAGCGACGTAATCTTTACTTGGCAGCTAAAGTTAAGTATAAACGGCGTAAGGCAGCTTAA
- a CDS encoding ABC transporter ATP-binding protein — protein MAPAVLIEKLQKRYGTTVAVQDISLEIQPGEIFGLLGPNGSGKTTTIRCLCTLAKPDAGRLEVSGLSVIDKPRQVRQRLGYVAQEVAIDKLLTGRELLELQAALYHLPRNTAKARIDLMLQVLGLQEYADNKVGTYSGGLRKRLDLAAGLLHQPDVLVLDEPTVGLDIESRVVVWNFLRQLRDAGTTVLITSHYLEEIDALADRVAIIDKGLVIAAGSPRELKDRVGGDRITLRLREFTSDTEAQHARELLSSLPFVQEVIVNPAQGNSLNLVVQSQNDALATIQQSLKTAGLPTFGISQSRPSLDDVYLAATGKTLMDAELAAAGSRDLKAEKKQSMR, from the coding sequence ATGGCTCCCGCCGTTTTAATAGAAAAGTTACAAAAGCGCTACGGCACAACAGTTGCCGTCCAAGATATTTCCTTAGAGATTCAACCTGGGGAAATCTTTGGCTTGTTAGGGCCTAATGGTTCTGGGAAAACGACTACCATTAGATGTTTGTGTACCTTAGCGAAACCAGATGCAGGTAGATTAGAAGTATCGGGCTTATCGGTCATAGATAAACCCAGACAAGTCAGACAAAGATTGGGATATGTCGCCCAAGAGGTAGCAATTGATAAACTGCTCACAGGGAGAGAACTGTTAGAATTGCAAGCAGCCCTGTATCACCTACCCAGAAATACAGCTAAAGCTAGAATCGATCTGATGCTTCAAGTTTTGGGCTTACAGGAATATGCAGACAACAAAGTTGGCACTTATTCTGGTGGTTTGCGGAAGCGTTTAGACTTAGCTGCGGGATTATTACATCAACCAGATGTGCTGGTACTAGACGAACCCACAGTGGGATTAGATATCGAAAGTCGGGTAGTGGTGTGGAACTTCTTGCGCCAGTTGCGGGATGCAGGGACAACGGTGTTAATTACCAGCCATTATCTAGAAGAAATCGATGCCTTAGCTGATCGCGTAGCAATTATTGACAAGGGTCTAGTGATTGCGGCTGGTAGTCCCAGAGAATTGAAAGATAGAGTCGGGGGCGATCGCATCACTCTCCGTCTGCGGGAGTTTACCTCAGATACTGAAGCCCAGCACGCACGGGAACTATTATCTAGTCTACCCTTTGTCCAAGAAGTCATTGTCAATCCCGCCCAAGGTAACTCTTTGAACCTGGTTGTTCAATCCCAAAATGATGCCTTAGCTACGATTCAGCAGTCTCTAAAAACAGCAGGATTACCCACCTTTGGGATTAGCCAATCTCGTCCTAGTTTAGATGACGTATACTTAGCTGCAACTGGCAAAACTTTAATGGATGCAGAATTAGCCGCCGCCGGATCTAGAGATCTCAAGGCTGAGAAAAAACAAAGTATGCGTTAG
- a CDS encoding glycosyltransferase family A protein: MEDSNSISVIIPFDSSLNNHHIDIYLQTILDQKYQNIEVIVIDNNFTKNRSKLSHNFTDEIKYISQNYDHISTAYNIGVELTQGEFVAFIDLENLWLPDKLTIQMAAFDSYPKLDAVFGYINQPIISQIRENSEYLSEKASCQFKNIPGYIPSTMLIKRQAWEQVGKFPKSFSIWHRKAVKLQLIMLMLPIIVAKRQIELSPYGKDSDRAASEYAKLLKATMKSKDLGIRDS, translated from the coding sequence ATGGAAGATTCAAATTCAATCAGTGTCATAATTCCCTTCGATAGTAGCTTGAATAATCACCATATAGATATTTATCTCCAAACAATTTTAGACCAAAAATATCAAAATATAGAAGTCATAGTTATCGATAATAATTTTACTAAAAATAGATCTAAATTAAGCCATAATTTTACTGATGAAATTAAATATATCTCTCAAAATTACGACCATATATCTACTGCTTATAATATAGGGGTAGAGTTAACCCAAGGAGAATTTGTTGCATTTATCGATCTAGAAAACTTGTGGCTACCAGATAAACTAACTATTCAAATGGCAGCTTTTGACAGTTACCCCAAACTAGATGCAGTCTTTGGATACATAAATCAGCCAATAATTAGTCAAATTAGGGAAAATTCAGAATATTTATCTGAAAAAGCTAGTTGTCAATTCAAAAATATACCTGGATATATTCCCAGCACTATGTTAATCAAACGTCAAGCTTGGGAACAGGTAGGTAAATTTCCTAAAAGCTTCTCGATCTGGCATCGAAAAGCAGTTAAGTTGCAATTAATCATGCTGATGCTACCTATAATTGTTGCCAAAAGACAGATAGAATTATCGCCATATGGAAAGGATAGCGATCGCGCTGCTAGCGAGTATGCAAAGCTTTTGAAAGCAACGATGAAAAGTAAAGATCTGGGAATCAGAGATTCATAA
- a CDS encoding Mrp/NBP35 family ATP-binding protein, translating to MLDTAQVLEVLKPVEDPELRKSLVELNMIRNVTVDNGKVSFTLVLTTPACPLREFIVDDCRRAVQQLPGVTDVLVDVTAETPQQKALPNRQGIGGVKNIVAISSGKGGVGKSTVAVNIAVALAKLGSKVGLLDADIYGPNSPTMLGLGDAQMVVRQGADGEVLEPAFNHGVKLVSMAFLIDPDQPVIWRGPMLNGVIRQFLYQVEWGDLDYLVVDLPPGTGDAQLTLTQAVPMAGAIIVTTPQTVALQDSRRGLKMFQQLGVPVLGIVENMSYFIPPDLPDRQYDIFGSGGGEKTALELGIPLLGRVPLEIHLREGGDIGTPVTISHPESASAKALIQISQNIAARVSVAALT from the coding sequence ATGTTAGACACCGCCCAAGTCCTAGAAGTATTAAAACCTGTAGAAGATCCCGAACTACGCAAAAGTTTGGTGGAATTGAACATGATTCGGAACGTCACAGTAGATAATGGGAAAGTTAGCTTTACCCTAGTCTTGACGACTCCGGCTTGTCCATTGCGAGAATTTATCGTTGATGATTGTCGTAGGGCTGTTCAACAACTGCCAGGGGTAACCGATGTTTTGGTAGATGTTACGGCTGAAACCCCTCAGCAAAAAGCTTTACCCAATCGCCAAGGCATTGGTGGGGTGAAAAATATAGTTGCTATTTCTAGCGGTAAAGGTGGTGTCGGGAAAAGTACCGTAGCTGTGAATATCGCCGTGGCTTTAGCCAAATTAGGCTCAAAAGTCGGTTTGCTAGATGCAGATATTTATGGCCCCAACTCTCCTACCATGTTGGGATTGGGAGATGCTCAAATGGTAGTGCGTCAAGGTGCAGATGGAGAAGTTTTAGAACCTGCCTTCAATCATGGCGTTAAACTAGTCTCAATGGCATTTCTCATCGACCCAGATCAGCCAGTAATTTGGCGTGGACCCATGCTAAACGGGGTAATTCGCCAGTTTTTATATCAAGTTGAGTGGGGAGATTTAGATTATTTAGTAGTAGACTTACCCCCAGGTACGGGTGATGCTCAGTTAACCCTAACTCAAGCCGTACCGATGGCGGGTGCAATTATCGTTACCACTCCCCAAACAGTAGCTTTACAAGACTCCAGACGCGGGTTGAAGATGTTTCAGCAACTAGGCGTACCCGTATTGGGAATTGTGGAAAATATGAGTTATTTTATCCCGCCAGATTTACCCGATCGCCAGTATGATATTTTCGGTTCTGGTGGTGGCGAAAAAACTGCTCTAGAACTAGGCATTCCTCTGTTGGGAAGAGTACCTTTAGAAATCCACCTCCGAGAAGGCGGCGATATTGGAACTCCAGTCACTATATCTCATCCAGAATCGGCTTCTGCTAAGGCTTTAATCCAAATTTCCCAAAATATTGCCGCACGAGTTTCCGTTGCTGCTTTAACTTAA
- a CDS encoding DUF1822 family protein: protein MSFQPTIFNSARTSDLILEISPSNQEKAWQQSQRLTTATNQWQAYLNQLCLSAILPWLQEDYSSSVRPWLGSAALGSFWELTNGTAVMIDGARLVLVPSETLDLSELRVPQEWVDIPEWAGDYYLPVQIDPDEGWVRLWGYCTHQQLKRQGMYETSDRSYTLEATDLVNDISAFGVARQLCPQEATRAQIAPLPKLALAQAQNLLQRLGNSALINPRLAIPFEFWGALLAHGGWRQELYQLRLGNTDNWSVVKWLQQEVSQLAQDWGWGKLEFQPVTQGARGSIAADKTASLTRKLVIAGKGYQLRVIPKSAGVWRFELQSEMMGNQIPIGFKLRLLTEDLQPFANNEDIARKEVDRLYIDVVVESGEGLVWEIEPLPENSDREILRF, encoded by the coding sequence ATGAGCTTCCAGCCAACCATCTTCAATTCTGCCCGAACCTCTGACTTAATCCTAGAAATTAGTCCATCTAACCAAGAAAAAGCTTGGCAGCAAAGTCAACGTTTAACCACTGCTACTAATCAGTGGCAAGCCTACCTCAATCAACTGTGTTTGAGTGCCATCTTACCTTGGTTGCAAGAAGATTATAGCTCTTCGGTACGTCCTTGGCTCGGCTCAGCCGCTTTAGGTAGCTTTTGGGAACTAACTAACGGCACTGCCGTCATGATAGATGGTGCTAGATTGGTGCTGGTTCCTAGCGAGACGCTAGATTTGTCGGAATTGCGGGTGCCTCAAGAGTGGGTAGATATCCCTGAGTGGGCAGGAGATTACTACTTACCTGTGCAAATCGATCCAGATGAAGGTTGGGTACGGCTGTGGGGTTATTGCACTCACCAGCAACTGAAACGACAAGGGATGTATGAGACGAGCGATCGCTCTTACACCTTAGAGGCAACTGACTTAGTTAATGATATTAGTGCCTTTGGGGTAGCTAGACAACTTTGCCCCCAAGAAGCAACTCGCGCTCAAATTGCTCCTTTACCCAAATTAGCTTTAGCCCAAGCTCAAAACTTACTCCAGCGTTTGGGTAATTCTGCTTTAATTAACCCCCGATTGGCGATTCCCTTCGAGTTTTGGGGTGCTTTGTTAGCTCATGGTGGTTGGCGACAAGAACTTTATCAACTCAGGTTAGGTAACACAGATAATTGGTCAGTTGTCAAGTGGTTGCAGCAAGAAGTATCCCAATTGGCTCAAGATTGGGGATGGGGTAAACTTGAGTTTCAACCAGTTACTCAAGGGGCTAGAGGTAGTATAGCTGCTGATAAAACAGCTAGTTTGACTCGGAAGTTAGTAATTGCTGGTAAAGGCTATCAACTACGGGTGATCCCTAAATCGGCTGGGGTATGGCGCTTTGAATTGCAAAGCGAGATGATGGGAAATCAGATCCCCATTGGTTTTAAACTGAGATTATTGACTGAAGACTTACAGCCTTTTGCAAATAACGAGGATATTGCCAGAAAAGAAGTAGATCGGCTGTATATTGATGTGGTTGTGGAGTCTGGAGAAGGTTTAGTCTGGGAAATTGAGCCATTACCAGAGAATAGCGATCGCGAAATTCTCCGTTTCTAA
- a CDS encoding ABC transporter permease — protein MKTSIFGEFVQETLALTKRLFIQLQRRPSTLMAGIIQPLLWLILFGALFQNAPQGLFGNNLSYGQFIGAGVIVFTAFGGALNAGLPIMFDREFGFLNRLLVAPLTSRFSIVAASAIYIITLSFLQTAAIVVASAFLGAGLPNIVGLGIIALIVFLLVLGVTALSLALAFALPGHIELIAVIFVTNLPLLFASTALAPLSFMPQWLQVIASLNPLSYAIEPIRYLYTHPSWNFASPVMQTSWATISFGIALLILVAFDAVVLVAIQPLLRRRLG, from the coding sequence ATGAAAACTAGCATTTTCGGTGAATTCGTCCAAGAAACTTTAGCCTTGACGAAAAGGCTGTTTATCCAACTCCAAAGACGACCTTCAACTCTCATGGCGGGGATAATTCAACCATTATTGTGGCTGATTTTGTTTGGTGCTTTGTTCCAAAATGCTCCTCAAGGTCTATTTGGCAACAATTTAAGTTACGGTCAATTTATTGGCGCTGGTGTCATAGTTTTCACCGCTTTTGGTGGGGCGCTTAATGCTGGTTTACCCATTATGTTTGATCGCGAGTTCGGTTTTCTCAACCGCTTGCTAGTTGCTCCTTTAACCTCTCGGTTCTCTATTGTTGCAGCTTCGGCGATTTATATCATTACCCTAAGTTTCCTGCAAACGGCGGCAATTGTAGTGGCTAGTGCTTTTTTAGGGGCAGGTTTGCCCAATATCGTAGGTTTGGGCATCATTGCTTTAATCGTCTTTTTACTCGTGTTAGGAGTCACTGCTTTAAGTCTAGCTTTAGCTTTCGCTCTCCCAGGTCATATTGAGCTAATAGCCGTAATTTTCGTCACTAATTTGCCTTTATTATTCGCTAGCACTGCTTTGGCTCCTCTATCTTTCATGCCTCAATGGTTACAAGTAATTGCTAGCTTGAACCCCTTGAGTTATGCGATAGAACCAATTCGCTACCTTTACACTCACCCTAGCTGGAATTTCGCTAGTCCAGTCATGCAAACTTCTTGGGCTACCATTAGTTTTGGCATTGCCTTATTGATTCTGGTAGCCTTTGATGCTGTAGTCTTAGTGGCGATTCAACCCCTCTTGCGTCGTCGGTTGGGTTAA
- the crcB gene encoding fluoride efflux transporter CrcB yields the protein MSFTVKVLDIINPTIRAPIAISLGAIPGALCRYYLTLFLTSWLGNKFPFGTFLINITGSLVMGFFVTLTLERAIASPDLRLLVAVGFLGSYTTFSTYALDTSVLLSSGNYIPGLFYGLGSAVFGLIGLQFGSWLAKWLF from the coding sequence ATGTCATTTACAGTAAAGGTTTTAGACATAATAAATCCCACAATTCGCGCCCCTATTGCCATCAGTTTAGGCGCAATTCCAGGTGCTTTATGTCGCTACTATTTAACTCTATTTTTGACGAGTTGGTTGGGTAACAAGTTCCCGTTTGGCACATTTTTGATTAATATCACTGGATCGTTGGTCATGGGGTTTTTTGTCACTTTAACATTAGAACGGGCGATCGCTTCTCCTGATTTGCGCTTACTAGTTGCGGTAGGATTTTTGGGTTCTTATACCACTTTTTCGACCTATGCTTTAGATACTTCTGTTTTACTAAGTTCTGGAAATTACATCCCAGGATTATTTTATGGGCTAGGTAGCGCCGTATTCGGTTTAATTGGCTTGCAATTTGGCAGTTGGTTAGCTAAATGGCTATTTTAA